Within Cydia fagiglandana chromosome 1, ilCydFagi1.1, whole genome shotgun sequence, the genomic segment cacttcgccaattcaattccaagctctgctttcttgcatattttatgcatgaaaacaacctcgctgagacccttaaatatcgagccctatgcgaagctaggctgatagaaaactgtcccatcccttctctgtatgaaatcctggattcgcgcctggttgggactaaaagtaaaattgcgtttttatatcgaaaaattttcgcgctcgctttgctcgcgttttcaataattttataaggtatgataaaggtaacattcgggtggcgactgcagcaacattactctgttggaacgttactgctgcagtactgtcaacttccgtgataaaatgatgtgactgatttccatactaaaagtaaatatgtacctacaactatctatcatattgcgtttttatatcgaaaaatttccgcgctcgcttcgctcgcgtttctaagctatgataaaggtgacattcgggtggcgactgcaacagcattaggtactctgttgcaacattactgctgcggcactgtcaattttcgtgataacgtgtgactgatttccattctcagctgtaatgcggcaatgaacttctctcaatttaccaaaaaaatcaatgtaatcttgatgaccctagggagagggggcacctagaaatgcttagggcatcaaaatatcttaatccggcactgattgttaaaaattgtataatatacggaacccttggaacgcgagtccgactcgcacttggccggttttttttgatttagtgagtttttatttttatagggAAAAAGAAAGGAGGCAAAGGTAAAGATGAAGAGCCAGAGGTGCCCTCTATGAGTTCTTTGTCTCTTAGTGATGCACCTTCTACATCACAGTCTGAGGCTCAGGTGGAAGAGGAGGCCACTGGTTTGACATCTGCTGCTGCCAAGAGAAAGGCAAAGAAGGCTGCTAAAGCAGCACCCCTGGAGGGGTCTAAACCTCGCTCTGTGCCTGTGACATCCCCTAAATCAGAGCCAGAACCTGAGGCGCCTAAGCCAGTACCAGAGCCAGTAAAGCCAGTTGAGGAAGAGAAAGCAAAGAGTGAGGAGAAGGAAGAGGAAGGTGGACTTGGATTGGGCATGGAAAGCAAGAGCAAGAAAAAACCTAGAAAGAAGAAGCCGTCATTAGCCTCACAGGAGGCAGCTGTACCAGCAGGAGCAGTTGCTGCTGGTACACCGGCGCCAGCTGCGCAAGCTGCTGCTGTAGCACCTGCATTGCCAAAACAAGCTGCTGCGTTTGGTCCTGCAGCAGTAGGGCAAGCTCCTGTGTTCGGGGCTGCACCACCAGGGCAAGCTGCGGCACTTGGACCTGCACCACCAAGGCAAGCTGCTGCTGGTGCACCAAGTCAGCCATGGCCCCCAGCACAAGCACAGGCACAAGCACCATGGGCTGGGTGAGAATTTAATTTTTGACAGTattaggccccccccccccacatctggcgtctttcgagcgtcggcgtctacaattctatggcctacgtcgacgcaacgtcgacgcggcgtcgacgcaactgcgcagcgacgtcattttccatagcgctggaccgatgCCGACatacgccgacgctcgaaagacgccagatgtgggggggcccttagtctatttcaaattctctttggttttGCTTAGGTTGTGTGGAGATTGTTTAGAAGTCCCCATACTTGATTGCTGTTTGTAGTAATTGTTTGTATTAAGTATGTTAAATGTTTATAGGCGCGGAGGAGGCCGCGGGATGCCTTCTGGTCCACCTAGAGGTTTACCACAAGCCGGCCCACCGGCTGGCTGGCCTGGCGCGCCGGGCGTCCCACCAGGCTACGCTCGCCAACCTGGGCCTCCGGGGCCGCCAGGGCTGGCGCAGCCTGGGCCACCCGGATATGTGCAACAACCGGGCCCGCCAGGATATGTACAACAACCGGGCCCACCAGGATATGTACAACAACCAGGCCCACCAGGCTTTGGTCAGGCCAGACCGCCGTCGCAACAGCAGGTGCCGCCTCAGCAACCGCAGGCGGCGCGTCAGACCTCGCCCCCTGCGGCGCCTGGCCCACAAGGAGATAGGCCCGGATCGGCCTCTAAAACCGTGTGCCGATACAAAATACCTTTGAGGATCGAAGGAAACTCCGTTCCCTGCAGGCCTGTTAGGGTGTTGACTAATTATTTGGAAATGAAGATATCGCCGCTTAAAATAGTAAGTTTTCGGTAATATGTTAagaacaaactttttttttgtattttctcaCGTTTATACTAAAGGTGGTATCCCACCTGTCTAATTTCTTTgttcaatgtgtatttgcgtctcacattttgcttagtgacaGAGTGAGACGCGATGCACATTAGACcaaaaattggacaggtggaatatcaATACTAACCTAATGAAAACTTCAGGTAATTTTGCATAAACTAATTTTTCAACTAGTTAAATTACTTTCTTTTTTCGAATTGTCATATTGAGTGAACCACtatgaaatttatatgaaaactgcAAAGTGAGTTCGTAGTCaagtcactttttagggttccgtacccaaagggtaaaacgggaccctattactaagacttcgctgtccgtccgtccgtccgtccgtacgtccgtccgtctgtctgtcaccaggctgtatctcacgaaccgtgatagctagctagttgaaattttcacagatgatgtatttctgttgccgctataacaacaaatactaaaaacagaataaaataaatatttaagtggggctcccatacagtaaacgtgatttttgaccaaagttaagcaacgtcgggcgtggtcagtacttggatgggtgaccgttttctttttgcatttttttccgtttttttttgctttatggtacggaacctttcgtgcgcgagtccgactcgcacttgcccggtttttagttctatccgatttattacttagaaaatgtgtaaaaaaataactgctgtccacgtttttgaaataattatctggtgctttatttcgtgcatgatgtgaaataatttataattattaaatacagGCAATATCCCTATTGTTTTtggtgacattttattttatatttcagcATCGCTACGACGTTACTTACAAACCGGACAAACCCAAGAAAATGATTTCTCCCGTATTTGTAGcgataaagaaaaaatatttccCCAGGGAACTGATTGCATTTGATCAGATGAAAAATTGCTATTGCCTGAAGCCCTTGCCGAATGTATCCGACACAGACCGTTATGCTATAAACGTGAGTGAAACTAAACATTAtgagttattttaaaaacaagtgCTTCATTGATTAATAACAAACAATTCCGTTCAACATTCaacaatttcatcatcatcttcctcgcttGTCCCggcttttgccacggctcaagggagcctggggtccgcttggtaaCTAATCCCGataattggcgtaggcactagtttttacgaaagcgactgaccttccaacccagagggtaaactagaccttattgggattagtccggtttcctcacgatgttttccttcaccgaaaagcggctagtaaatatcaaatgatatttcgtacaataagttccgaaaaactcattggtacgagccagggtttccaacccgcgacctccggaatgAAAGTCGCCCGCTCCTACCGCTATGCCACCAGCGCATTTCGCAACATTCAACAACATATTGTAGGTATTATTTTCAAGTCAACTACTCTATCTATTGAAAAAATGTGGCTTGTAACCCATTTGTTTTAAGGTAACAAGATGCAAAAAGATGTGTATTTGAACTTGTTGGACTTGGTCTATATTGAATATGATGAAACTTTTAATTTAACCGATTCTGGGCTCTGATGtcacgcctgccgtgtcatcaatgttttttacgtgtggtgtatgacacgggaggagtgtcatcattttcaatggcgcatggcatggctgccgtgtcatgaagttattgttccgcgccacagtCAAAAGTTTTCGACAATGGAACACTCAACGAATCGGTTAACTAAGCTTAGCTGGATCTAATTTTAGTCAATGTAACATCACATTATGCTTTCAGGAGGAATATATCGATGGAAACGGAAAGAAGATGGCTGTTGAAGTATCTTTCAAATTTACTGGAATTGTGGATCTCAGTACTATAATAACGTAAGTCTTCGTCGAATAAGTACCACTTCAAAATTATTAATCTTTCATTGTTTTTTGTATCCAACAAGACTTATGTGgcccatttaaaaaaaatattttgtcttTAACAACCATTAGATTATTCCAATAGCTTGATTTGATCTTAAATAGGTGCGTCGACAGATTATCTTAATGCCTAATCAgcaggcctagccaaggttacagtCGCTATCGCCtcgacatcgaaaagcattatgtctctctatcaatcttccatattagcgcgacagtgacagttgcttttcgatcgctacggagcgtaagcgattggcatcttggctacgggGCCAGTTAACCTCcgaaggcccaaggtcctaaaTATAGTACTTAATCATTTCGATGAAAATTAAACCATATTAAAATAGGAATAGAgttgcaattgttttgtttcgttcaattttcaaacaaaacaaaatcaactctattccctgcgtTATACGtttaaatttcagtggcaaattttggatttttcatttgtaggAGGTTTAGGTACTACCTACTAACACTTTGTTTAAAATGTGTTGTATAGGTATATGTGAAAAACacagttatattttattttctatcaGGTACATGAAGAGCGGGGGCAGCTCATTGAACCCGCCCACTGAAGCTATTCAGTGTATCGACGTAATATTACGACAGGGCACATTGGAGTCTTACATAAAGGTAATTGTGAAACTAACATTCTAATTTTcgatggggttggcaactgtttaaggtttgcatagatggcgccattataacttgcccctttttctatgagatttggcttaaacgGCTGGCATTCAgggcattaaaaaaacaaaattttgacacaattctagggagtGAAGGAAGCtatatatttgtggcagagggggtagcgctactatgctcagtctggagcaTGTCTTGTCTGTGCCATGCATATACCAAAGGTTAAAATGAATGTATTCTACATATATGAgaaatattttcttttacttAGTGTTATGTTTAGGCGGGTCGGCAGTTCTTCAAGCGGCCGGCGCGTCCGATCGACCTCGGGGACGGCCTGGAGATGTGGACGGGAATGTTTCAGTCTGCAATCTTCACTACGCGCCCCTTCATCAATGTCGATGGTGCGTTATAACACATCTCTTCTACCATTTGTTATATTTCTGACCTGGTTCGCCGCACTCGCTGACAAGAGGCAAAAACAACGACAAGGTGTCTCAGTACCGGTTTGCGCATACAAACTTGTCAGACTTGTGGTAGACCATATCGGTCTCGTATCGGTCTATTCAGCCACAAAAATCGGCATTTCTCCGTTGTTACATCATAAATCCTCTGCaatagacgaaaaggcctatgatgatgatgatgatgattatacctgaacatttttaatattggaCGGACCAATACATTATCTAATTATCGGACTTTTCCATGGAACTACTCTATTAAATGCGGGACACTATCACAAATCAAGTTCTTATGGGTTTAACAGTGTTGCTTCCTTCGCCGCTTATagccggatactcattagcgagccgtaaccgtaaccgttgcatgtactgtaaccaaaaaaccgggcaagtgcgagtcggactcgcgcacgaagggttccgtaccataatgcaaaaaaaaaaagcaaaaaaaaaacggtcacccatccaagtactgaccactcccgacgttgcttaactttggtcaaaaatcacgtttgttgtatgggagccccatttaaatctttattttattctgtttttagtatttgttgttatagcggcaacagaaatacatcatctgtgaaaatttcaaccgtctagctatcacggttcgtgagatacagccaggtgacagacggacggacggacagcgaagtcttagtaatagggtccctcccggttttaccctttgggtacggaaccctaaaaacatagtgtgtacgtggagCAATGAGATCCTATTACCGGCCACACCCgatataatatacaaaatacttaaatatatagaaaattaattatgGTTCGCAAACCTGCGAACGACGTTTCGGAGTTAAATCCCCATTTTTGTTGACAGTGGCTCACAAAGGCTTCCCTCGAGCGCAGCCCCTTGTGCAGGCGCTGACCAACGATTTCAGGCTGAGCACTAACGAAAAAGTGGAAAACCAGCGAAGCAGAAGCGTGGACTCCTTCCAGGCCTTTGTTAAAGGACTCAAGGTTAACATTCAAGGATTTTAAAGCTACTCCATCTTGTATATGCATATACATAGTAGGTATTAGTTTATTTAtcttttgtatattatataagtagtagtagtattgaACCATATATTTgtaggtttattttattatgtttacgtataatattattaatatttgacTTCACGATTAAATTTGTCCTTGTAAGTTATGAATTTTCCCTGCACCAATGATAGCTGGCAAAAAAACTGTCGGCAATGGTAATGCGGGTCGAAtttttctataatataattacattaattacctaCCTTCATCGTACGTACCGTAGCGTACCTTCATCCAGTATTGTTACCCGTACTATGTATGTATAGTTTATTAAagaactgtctcatttcaatcatagacagagagaattttaatatctttgtcttacactagtactagcacccaaaagaaaaggatgagtatagttttcctggttcttactgactgataAATTGACAATTGATGCAGGTGGTGGCGTACATCGGCGGGGACACGTCGGCCGGCGGGCAGAAGCGCGAGTTCATCGCCAACGGGCTGACGGACTCGCCCAACAAGCTGACCTTCCCCATGGACATCGGTGGCGGCAAGACCAAGAACGTCACCGTCGCCGAGTACTTCGCCAACGTGAAGGGATACAGGTCACTCGGTTAACCCTTCAATGCATAAAGCCTGACCTgatatatgatcacgcgccatgttgcggaatttcactggaactcaTTTTAAGGATtccatacctcaaaaggaaaaaacggaacccttctagcagcggttctcaaacttttttggtgacgaaaccctttcggcaagcgaaatatttgacgggaccccaaataataaatttcgttcttcactgtggaccagatatactcgtacctatagaagagctgttttttttcttattattacaaatatattttcgcggaacccccaacagaggctttgtggaaccctagggttccgcggaacacactttgaaaATGGctgccttataggatcactcgtgcgtctgtctgtctgtccgtctgtcacacaGCCTATTTCCGCGGAAACTACGggaccaattaagttaaaatttggtacttatatgtaaattagtgacccaaagatttttttttgtaattttaaaatacataggatcgaagttatttaagaaaatagccaaaaaattaccattcccattctctttatctccgaaactactgggtctaaaattaaaaaaaaaatacacaatatagttctttacctatagatgacaggaaaacctattagaa encodes:
- the LOC134664598 gene encoding protein argonaute-2-like yields the protein MAKGKKKGGKGKDEEPEVPSMSSLSLSDAPSTSQSEAQVEEEATGLTSAAAKRKAKKAAKAAPLEGSKPRSVPVTSPKSEPEPEAPKPVPEPVKPVEEEKAKSEEKEEEGGLGLGMESKSKKKPRKKKPSLASQEAAVPAGAVAAGTPAPAAQAAAVAPALPKQAAAFGPAAVGQAPVFGAAPPGQAAALGPAPPRQAAAGAPSQPWPPAQAQAQAPWAGRGGGRGMPSGPPRGLPQAGPPAGWPGAPGVPPGYARQPGPPGPPGLAQPGPPGYVQQPGPPGYVQQPGPPGYVQQPGPPGFGQARPPSQQQVPPQQPQAARQTSPPAAPGPQGDRPGSASKTVCRYKIPLRIEGNSVPCRPVRVLTNYLEMKISPLKIHRYDVTYKPDKPKKMISPVFVAIKKKYFPRELIAFDQMKNCYCLKPLPNVSDTDRYAINEEYIDGNGKKMAVEVSFKFTGIVDLSTIITYMKSGGSSLNPPTEAIQCIDVILRQGTLESYIKAGRQFFKRPARPIDLGDGLEMWTGMFQSAIFTTRPFINVDVAHKGFPRAQPLVQALTNDFRLSTNEKVENQRSRSVDSFQAFVKGLKVVAYIGGDTSAGGQKREFIANGLTDSPNKLTFPMDIGGGKTKNVTVAEYFANVKGYRLRYPNLNCVWVGPRDKNINYPMELLEVAYGQARNRQLNEIQLSTMVRQAATPPDERKRKIEEVIKDMDYSRNKDFKQFGLEISDKFFPVDAKVLAPPRLEIGGGSVEPRNGSWQANRLLKPEALQNWGFIMIEPDQRSQLDPANIISLMMNCGRQMGMAVTEPSVKCFNLRMQELRNTLFKCLEEHVKFLFIIVPTRGRDYYHRVKQMAERDVGILTQCIKEQTASKRMNPQTARNILLKVNSKLMGINQALDNRSLPNCLRDGKVMVVGADVTHPSPDQTSVPSIAAVTASIDPKCFMYNIGLSIQTPKKEMIIEFEDMMVEHLTIYKQRNGFLPTKIYVFRDGVSEGQFAQVMNSELLAVHKAYQRMAGPAAKPEVLFLLVQKRHHTRLFTGENNPKNVEPGTVVDKHIVHATELDFYLVSHQAIKGTARPTRYHAVCNDGNLKHDEVEQLTYYLCHLYSRCMRSVSYPTPTYYAHLACLRARSLTFDERFDNARLEREPRRLRVLDKMLSYSRMFFV